A genomic region of Miscanthus floridulus cultivar M001 chromosome 3, ASM1932011v1, whole genome shotgun sequence contains the following coding sequences:
- the LOC136547129 gene encoding small ribosomal subunit protein eS1 isoform X1: MAVGKNKRISKGKKGGKKKTVDPFSKKDWYDIKAPSVFSVRNIGKTLVSRTQGTKIASEGLKHRVFEVSLADLQSDEDQAYRKIRLRAEDVQGRNVLTNFWGMSFTTDKLRSLVKKWQTLIEAHVDVKTTDNYMLRLFCIGFTKRRPNQVKRTCYAQASQIRQIRRKMTEIMSNQASTCDLKELVSKFIPEVIGKEIEKATSSIFPLQNVFIRKVKILKAPKFDIGKLMEVHGDYAKEDVGVKMDRPAEGDEAMGGQEVAAAE; this comes from the exons ATGGCGGTTGGGAAGAATAAGCGTATCTCCAAGGGCAAGAAGGGAGGCAAGAAGAAGAC TGTGGATCCTTTCAGCAAAAAGGATTGGTATGATATCAAGGCTCCGTCGGTCTTCAGCGTGCGCAACATCGGCAAGACCCTGGTCTCCAGGACACAGGGCACCAAG ATTGCCTCTGAGGGTTTAAAGCACAGAGTATTTGAGGTCTCCTTGGCTGATCTTCAGAGTGATGAAGACCAGGCGTACAGGAAGATCAGACTTCGTGCAGAGGATGTACAAGGGAGAAATGTTCTCACAAACTTCTGG GGTATGAGCTTCACCACGGACAAGCTCCGTTCACTGGTCAAGAAGTGGCAGACACTTATCGAGGCTCATGTTGATGTCAAGACCACTGATAACTACATGCTGCGGCTGTTCTGCATTGGGTTCACCAAGAGACGGCCCAATCAAGTGAAGCGCACTTGCTATGCTCAAGCAAGCCAAATCAGACAG ATTCGTCGGAAGATGACTGAAATCATGAGCAACCAAGCTTCAACTTGTGATTTGAAAGAGCTTGTGTCCAAGTTCATCCCTGAGGTCATTGGAAAGGAAATCGAGAAAGCCACCTCTAGCATATTCCCCTTGCAAAATGTCTTCATCCGCAAGGTGAAGATCCTGAAAGCACCAAAGTTCGACATTGGAAAGCTCATGGAG GTCCATGGTGACTATGCCAAGGAGGATGTTGGTGTCAAGATGGACAGGCCTGCTGAAGGCGACGAGGCCATGGGAGGacaggaggttgctgcagctgagtgA
- the LOC136547129 gene encoding small ribosomal subunit protein eS1 isoform X2: protein MLFSLRIGNREYNIQRCVDPFSKKDWYDIKAPSVFSVRNIGKTLVSRTQGTKIASEGLKHRVFEVSLADLQSDEDQAYRKIRLRAEDVQGRNVLTNFWGMSFTTDKLRSLVKKWQTLIEAHVDVKTTDNYMLRLFCIGFTKRRPNQVKRTCYAQASQIRQIRRKMTEIMSNQASTCDLKELVSKFIPEVIGKEIEKATSSIFPLQNVFIRKVKILKAPKFDIGKLMEVHGDYAKEDVGVKMDRPAEGDEAMGGQEVAAAE from the exons ATGCTCTTCAGTCTGCGGATCGGAAACCGGGAATATAACATTCAGAGATG TGTGGATCCTTTCAGCAAAAAGGATTGGTATGATATCAAGGCTCCGTCGGTCTTCAGCGTGCGCAACATCGGCAAGACCCTGGTCTCCAGGACACAGGGCACCAAG ATTGCCTCTGAGGGTTTAAAGCACAGAGTATTTGAGGTCTCCTTGGCTGATCTTCAGAGTGATGAAGACCAGGCGTACAGGAAGATCAGACTTCGTGCAGAGGATGTACAAGGGAGAAATGTTCTCACAAACTTCTGG GGTATGAGCTTCACCACGGACAAGCTCCGTTCACTGGTCAAGAAGTGGCAGACACTTATCGAGGCTCATGTTGATGTCAAGACCACTGATAACTACATGCTGCGGCTGTTCTGCATTGGGTTCACCAAGAGACGGCCCAATCAAGTGAAGCGCACTTGCTATGCTCAAGCAAGCCAAATCAGACAG ATTCGTCGGAAGATGACTGAAATCATGAGCAACCAAGCTTCAACTTGTGATTTGAAAGAGCTTGTGTCCAAGTTCATCCCTGAGGTCATTGGAAAGGAAATCGAGAAAGCCACCTCTAGCATATTCCCCTTGCAAAATGTCTTCATCCGCAAGGTGAAGATCCTGAAAGCACCAAAGTTCGACATTGGAAAGCTCATGGAG GTCCATGGTGACTATGCCAAGGAGGATGTTGGTGTCAAGATGGACAGGCCTGCTGAAGGCGACGAGGCCATGGGAGGacaggaggttgctgcagctgagtgA